Proteins co-encoded in one Dyella japonica A8 genomic window:
- a CDS encoding SEL1-like repeat protein, whose amino-acid sequence MRHRWHVGLSLGLLVLLTSACSHSDNAMPTPAELAAVRANLAFTCTHEADHLPPLNMEADQLFKYGLHLEKKDGPKDFNAVARYYRIAAAYGHYKANHNLQLLVSEGFADSPSRPKETIALTEHLIKDGIPGGYYDMGHYLELGYGVKQDEELALRYYRKAADKGSPEGQYYVADKLTSAKDADAFKVGVQMYRCAAEQGHGDAANFLGVMLRDIGDGSRGPDANNAKAAEAFQKGVAAGDNLSASILEGAFKAPPPGSLSHLDLPNDPERSRRYELIGQFIDNNYGLNPKVPDIDQIVPLPPAALPTWDGTFQWQKERDAATPPAPPSEDLMQRLAKAKNLDPATGLPIPPPPKAALGTRAQTGERCPEHGEWCVRFNDGFRSRDRYTFTKGETLPTYAAYRPRRFDLFDVLENLFGMRYEHVAVTWELVSYIDDKA is encoded by the coding sequence TTTACTTGCACACATGAAGCCGATCATCTGCCACCACTCAATATGGAAGCGGATCAGTTGTTCAAGTACGGCCTCCATCTAGAAAAGAAAGACGGTCCCAAAGACTTCAATGCGGTCGCACGCTACTACCGCATCGCGGCGGCCTACGGTCATTACAAAGCCAATCACAATCTGCAATTGTTGGTATCTGAAGGCTTTGCGGATTCGCCTAGCCGCCCCAAGGAAACCATCGCCTTGACCGAGCATCTCATCAAGGATGGTATCCCCGGTGGCTACTACGACATGGGCCACTATCTGGAATTGGGTTATGGCGTGAAGCAGGACGAGGAATTGGCCTTGCGGTATTACCGCAAGGCGGCGGATAAGGGCAGTCCGGAGGGACAGTATTACGTCGCCGACAAGCTCACCTCTGCCAAAGATGCCGATGCCTTCAAAGTGGGCGTGCAGATGTATCGCTGTGCTGCCGAACAAGGGCACGGAGATGCGGCCAACTTTCTTGGCGTCATGCTCCGAGATATTGGTGATGGTTCCCGTGGGCCAGACGCCAATAACGCAAAGGCCGCGGAGGCGTTTCAAAAGGGCGTGGCAGCGGGCGATAACTTATCAGCATCCATACTGGAAGGGGCGTTCAAGGCTCCGCCACCTGGCAGCCTTAGCCATCTGGATCTCCCCAATGATCCCGAACGCTCCCGCCGCTACGAGTTGATCGGCCAATTCATCGACAACAACTACGGCCTTAACCCCAAAGTCCCCGACATCGACCAGATCGTGCCGCTGCCACCCGCAGCGCTGCCCACGTGGGACGGCACCTTCCAGTGGCAAAAAGAGCGCGATGCCGCCACGCCACCGGCGCCACCTTCAGAAGACCTGATGCAACGCCTGGCCAAGGCCAAGAACCTCGATCCCGCCACGGGCCTGCCCATACCACCACCACCCAAAGCGGCATTGGGCACACGCGCGCAAACCGGCGAACGCTGCCCCGAACATGGCGAATGGTGCGTGCGCTTCAACGATGGCTTCCGCTCGCGTGATCGATACACCTTCACCAAGGGCGAGACCCTGCCCACCTACGCCGCCTATCGGCCACGCCGCTTCGATCTGTTCGACGTGCTCGAAAACCTGTTCGGTATGCGCTACGAGCACGTGGCCGTGACGTGGGAGCTAGTGAGCTACATCGATGACAAGGCGTGA